The genome window TGATCAGGCAATCCATCATGCAAATGAACAAAAATATGTTCAGATTGTAGCAATTATCAGTGAGTTAGCTGCACGGGTTTGCATAGGCAACAACCTGAATGTGCAGGGAGAGTTATTTTTAAACAAAGCTTACCGGGCATACAAATTCTGGGGCGCCGAAGCTAAAGCCAACATGCTTCTCAATGAATTTGAGTTTTTGGGAGATGATAACGTCACTTCAACTTCAGGTGGTTCAGGCAGCGGTGGAAAGCGCTCGGGTCAGTTTGACCTTTCTACTATTATGAAGGCAAGCACATCCTTATCGGGTGAAATCCGCTTCAATAAACTTGTAAGAACCCTGTTGAAAATCGTGATTGAAAATGCCGGAGCGGAACGGGCTATCTTGATCATCAACAACAATCACACGTACGAAGTAGCGGCGGAAGGCACGATCGAGGAAATTGAAATCCTTGACGGAATAAAGATCGAAGAGTTCGACAGACTGCCGCAGTCCGTTGTATTGTACACCATTCGTACCGGCGAAGAACTCATTATCCCGGATGCATCTTCTCATGAAAAGTGGTCTGCCGATGAATACATCAAAAAATCAGACGTAAAATCTCTGCTCTGTACATCCATAAAAAACCAGGGTGTGGTTAAAGCCCTTCTCTATTTAGAAAATAATTTAACAACCAACGCTTTTACAAAGGACAGGGTTGAACTGCTCAACATGTTAAGCGGCCAAATTGCTATATCCATCGAAAATGCAAATCTGTATAGTAATCTTGAGGAGAAGGTAAAAGAACGAACCACCGAAATAGAAAAAGCCTATGACGATCTTAAATCAGCCCAGGAGCAACTTATTCAACAGGAAAAATTGGCGTCTCTGGGTCAACTTACCGCCGGCATCGCCCACGAAATCAAAAATCCGTTGAATTTTGTGAATAACTTTTCGGATTTAAGTATTGAGTTGGTAGAAGAAGCGAGGGAGGAAGTAAAAAGACAAAAGGCCCCGAAAAGTCGGGACTACGAAAAACATGCAGCAAAAGGCAAAGGTGAGAAGAATTCTCCCCTTGAGGGGAGTGCCGAAGCGGAGCGAAGGCGAGGGGTGTCTGATGACACCAGCGATGATCACGACCTCATCATCGACATCCTCAACGATATCGAAACGAACCTCCAAACCATCCACAGACACGGTACAAGGGCCGATGTTATTGTAAAATCACTCCTTCAGCACTCAAGAGGTAGTGGTGTTATCATGGAGCCAACGGAGTTAAACCCGCTCATTAAAGAGTTTACAAATCTTGCTTTTCATGGCATGAGGGCCGGAGACAGACCGTTCGACGTAGATATTCAATTTGACCTGGATTCGTCCATCGGTGAAGTTCCCCTGATTTCTGAGGATTTTAGCCGGGTGATTGTAAACCTCTGTAATAACGCCTTTGATGCGATGCGGGAAAAAATGAATTCGGACCTTACTGAAAATTATTCTCCTAAGTTGTTTGTACGAACCATTCAAAGTGGTAGCTTGATAAACGTTATTGTTGAAGACAATGGAACGGGAATTCCAGAAAATCTGAGGAAGAAGATTCTACAACCTTTTTTCACTACAAAAAAAGGAACAGAGGGTACCGGCTTAGGACTCTATATTACCAATGATATAATCAGAGCCCACGGTGGTATCTTAACGATCCAATCTGAAGAAAATGAATTTACGCGTTTTATAATCGAATTAAATGTAAACCGATAGAAGTATAAGTATGAAGTTTTTGGTAGTTGACGACGAAAAAGATGTTGAAGCCCTGTTTCGGCAGCGTTTTAGAAAAGAGATACGAAGTGGTACTCTGGAGTTGGTATTTGCCTTTTCGGGGCAGGAAGCTTTGGATATCATTAAAAGCACCAGTCCGCCGGACATCGTCTATATTTTTTCTGATATCAACATGCCGGGAATGTCTGGATTGGAATTACTGGATAAAGTAAAGGCCCAATTTCCACAGATTCAGATCAGTATGATTTCGGCTTACGGCGATAATGAAAACTATAAAAAAGCGATAAACTCAGGAGCTAAGGAGTTCTTTACAAAACCAATTGATTTCGGCTCATTAAAGCAGGAAGTACAGCAAATGCTGGATGAGTTGTAATTCTTTAAATAACTACAATAGGATGAACGGGCAGTGTTAACATCCTACAATTTATTCAGACACTTGTTCGTATTATGAATCTTCAAAAAAAAACATCCTATCAATTAATTCTCGTCTGTCTCTTTCTTGCCATCTTCACTTTTGAGATTACCCGGGCACAGACCATCAATCCGCAATTCATATCCATTTCTGATGGCCTTGCATCCACTCAGGTTCAGGCCATTCATCAGGACCAGTACGGGCTTTTGTGGATCGGTACGACCAACGGCCTTCAAAAGTATGATGGCATTACATTCAAAACCTATAAAACCGAATCCGGACAACCCAACAGCCTGATTGACAATGATGTTTGGGGACTTGAGGAAAATGAAAATGGCGATCTGTGGATCGCTACCAGAAATGGTATTTCAAAGTACAACCGTAATACTGACACCTTCAATAATTATGATTTCAACGAGGAGTTTGAACTTGCCACTTTTGATGGCGGCTGGGTTTTTAACCTCTTCAAAGACAGCCAAAACAGGCTGTGGGCTACAACTATATTTGCCGGAATTTTGCTCTTTAATCCTACCAGTGACCAGTGGGAAATGCCGGAATATGAGTTTGAAGATTCGGAAGATACAAACCTGCGGGATTTTATTCTTGCCATAACCGAAGATCCATCAGGAACGATTTGGGTAGGAACCAGGGCCCGCGGCCTGTATTCATTAGCCCCAGGCGATTCTGCTTTTAAAAAAGCTCCTGTTTCTTCCTCCACCCCTGTGGATTTCACTGAGAATCCCAATCATATCTCTTACCTGTACGCTGATTCAACAAATACACTTTGGATCACAACAAGAACCGGCATTTACAAGTACAATCCGGAATCCGGTGTCGTAAAAACCATCAAAGAATATAATTATGGGGCTGGCCTCAGTACGAACAACTGGAATAACATTCGGCCAGACAGCAAAGGAAATATCTGGATTACCAATAATTTCAGAGGGATTCTCAGGTTTGATGGTATATCAGACCAATACCAGGAAGTTGTTATTTCCGGCAGCACCCAGTTTTCTGACGGGGGATGGAACATAATACTCACCGATTTTAAAATTGATAATAGTGGGATTTTTTGGTTTGGTACCATCAGCCGCGGACTCCTGAAATACGATCCGATCAACAATCCCTTCAAGCATTATGCTCACCTTGAAAACAGTGAAACCAATCTCGATGGCAATGGTACATTCAGCCTTTTGAAATCAGAGGTGGACCCTGGTATTCTTTATGTAGGAACACGCGGTGGCTGGCTGAACATTCTCGACCGTGAAACCCAAACGTTTAATCAGGTAACTTTTACGGCTGTTAATGATCTGTATGGTGGTTCTGTAAGAAGTATTGCCGAAAATGACGATGGTTCACTCTGGCTGGGAACATGGGGAGACGGACTTATTCGAACAGATTCCAATTACCAGGAAACTGAACGCTACACATATGAACCGGGATCATTTACCGGCCTTTCGAATGACCAGGTTCGGGTTCTGAAAAAACATTCCAATGGTGATTTGTGGATTGGTACCAATGCCGGACTTCACGTGCTTCAATCCGAAACGGGACAAATACAGCGTATTCAAAGCCTGATGTCGAGAATATACCCGGAGCAACTCTATAAACTGACAAATAATTTCCTGGCGAACGATCCTAAAATTGCAGGCATCAAACGCGTTTCAGATTACCAGGATTTAAGTGAATCTATAGAAATTGAGACTCCCGGAGAATACCTGGTCATTGCTGTTGGTGAGGGAACAGACGGTGCGATGTATGATTATGGATGGATTGAAAATGAAGAAGGTGATACCCTATGGACTGCAAACAAAATTGACAACTCATTTCATGCAGGGGGTGCATTAAAAAACCG of Balneolaceae bacterium contains these proteins:
- a CDS encoding response regulator encodes the protein MKFLVVDDEKDVEALFRQRFRKEIRSGTLELVFAFSGQEALDIIKSTSPPDIVYIFSDINMPGMSGLELLDKVKAQFPQIQISMISAYGDNENYKKAINSGAKEFFTKPIDFGSLKQEVQQMLDEL